A section of the Agrococcus sp. SGAir0287 genome encodes:
- a CDS encoding SCO1664 family protein, with amino-acid sequence MADPEAVGDRLVLTGRIVSASNAVLVGELDGEAVVYKPVVGERPLHDFPDGTLARREVAAYAVSRASGWDVVPPTRLVDGPYGVGMLQRWIDADLDQDAVTLVPADAVPSGMLHVLDGVGADDEPVSLVHEDTPVLRRIAVLDVLLNNADRKGGHVLEVAGGHRHGIDHGLTMHVDPKLRTVLWGWIGDPLADEELAGVRRVLDALDAELGEELGALLRPDEVAALADRCEALLQARAFPEPHPGLPAVPWPPF; translated from the coding sequence ATCGCCGACCCCGAGGCGGTCGGCGACCGGCTCGTCCTGACCGGACGCATCGTGTCGGCCTCGAACGCCGTGCTCGTCGGCGAGCTCGACGGCGAGGCCGTGGTCTACAAGCCCGTCGTCGGCGAGCGACCGCTGCACGACTTCCCGGACGGCACGCTCGCGCGGCGCGAGGTCGCCGCGTACGCCGTGTCGCGGGCGTCGGGCTGGGACGTGGTGCCGCCCACGCGGCTCGTCGACGGCCCGTACGGCGTCGGGATGCTGCAGCGCTGGATCGATGCCGACCTCGACCAGGACGCCGTCACCCTCGTCCCCGCGGACGCGGTCCCGAGCGGCATGCTGCACGTCCTCGACGGCGTCGGCGCCGACGACGAGCCGGTCTCGCTCGTCCACGAGGACACCCCGGTGCTGCGTCGCATCGCCGTGCTCGACGTCCTGCTCAACAACGCCGACCGCAAGGGCGGTCACGTGCTCGAGGTCGCGGGCGGCCACCGTCACGGCATCGACCATGGGCTCACGATGCACGTCGACCCCAAGCTCCGCACGGTCCTGTGGGGCTGGATCGGCGATCCGCTCGCCGACGAGGAGCTCGCGGGCGTGCGGCGCGTGCTCGACGCGCTCGATGCGGAGCTCGGGGAGGAGCTGGGAGCGCTGCTCCGCCCCGACGAGGTCGCCGCGCTCGCCGACCGCTGCGAGGCGCTGCTGCAGGCGCGCGCCTTCCCCGAGCCGCATCCCGGACTGCCCGCGGTGCCCTGGCCGCCGTTCTGA